In Romboutsia lituseburensis, a genomic segment contains:
- the map gene encoding type I methionyl aminopeptidase, which yields MITLKSKKELELMREAGKIVAETHEILKAAVTPGISTLELDKIAEENIRKYNAIPSFKGYGGFTGSICASINEEVVHGIPGKKILKEGDIISLDVGAYYKGYHSDSARTHGVGIISEEDRKLIEVTRESFYEGIKFAKLGYRLSDISHAIQAHVEKHGFSVVRDLVGHGVGTELHEDPQIPNYGPAGKGPRLQEGMVLAIEPMVNAGKYHVKTLADGWTIVTIDGKKSAHYEHTIAITEDEPLILSAL from the coding sequence ATGATTACATTGAAATCAAAAAAAGAATTAGAACTAATGAGAGAAGCAGGTAAAATAGTTGCAGAAACTCATGAAATTCTAAAAGCAGCTGTTACTCCGGGAATATCTACTTTAGAGTTAGATAAAATAGCTGAAGAGAATATAAGAAAATATAATGCGATACCATCTTTTAAAGGTTATGGCGGATTCACAGGTTCGATATGCGCTTCTATTAATGAAGAAGTAGTTCATGGAATACCTGGGAAGAAGATTTTAAAAGAAGGCGACATTATAAGTTTAGATGTAGGAGCCTATTATAAAGGATATCATTCAGACTCTGCGAGAACTCATGGAGTAGGAATAATATCTGAAGAAGATAGGAAATTAATAGAAGTAACTAGAGAAAGCTTCTATGAAGGCATAAAATTTGCTAAACTAGGATATAGATTATCTGATATCTCACATGCAATACAAGCACACGTTGAGAAACATGGTTTCTCAGTAGTTAGAGATTTAGTAGGTCATGGAGTTGGAACTGAACTTCATGAAGATCCACAAATACCTAACTATGGACCAGCCGGCAAAGGACCAAGACTTCAAGAAGGAATGGTTTTAGCTATAGAGCCTATGGTTAACGCTGGTAAATATCACGTTAAAACATTAGCTGATGGATGGACCATTGTCACTATAGATGGCAAAAAATCAGCTCATTATGAGCACACAATAGCGATCACTGAAGATGAACCACTGATATTATCAGCGTTATAA
- the secY gene encoding preprotein translocase subunit SecY, producing the protein MLSKLKQAWKLKDVRRKILYTLMMIVVFRIGATIPVPGVNTDYIRAMVGDNSLLSLYNMFTGGAFSNFTLFALGVGPYITASIIMQLLTVGFESLEELQKSGEEGKKKINKYTKYVALALAFVQAIAITLGVVRGALKSNSVFFIVTVILTLVSASMLLMWIGDKITEKGLGNGSSIIIFIGIISRIPVDIISTANLIKEGKVAIWAALLLVVVILLTITAVTYIQEATRKIPVQYAKRVVGRKMYGGQSSHIPMKVNQSGVIPIIFASSLLAFPQTIAMFMGADAQTFVQTYLNPMGSPGVWIYRSLEVLLIVFFSYFYTTVSFNTEDIANNMKNNGGFIPGIRPGKPTIDYLNRILSRLTLAGALFLAGIVMVSAIVMFFMKLNITLVGSSLLIVVGVALELKRQLESNLVMRSYQGFLK; encoded by the coding sequence GTGCTGTCAAAATTAAAACAAGCTTGGAAGCTTAAAGATGTAAGAAGAAAAATATTATATACTTTGATGATGATTGTAGTATTTAGGATAGGTGCAACGATACCTGTTCCTGGAGTCAATACAGATTATATAAGGGCGATGGTAGGCGACAATAGTCTACTTTCCCTATATAATATGTTTACTGGAGGAGCTTTTAGTAACTTCACGTTATTTGCTTTAGGAGTAGGACCGTATATAACAGCATCTATCATAATGCAACTTCTGACTGTCGGTTTTGAAAGTTTGGAAGAACTTCAAAAATCTGGTGAAGAAGGTAAGAAAAAAATCAACAAGTACACTAAGTACGTAGCACTAGCATTAGCATTTGTTCAAGCCATAGCGATTACGCTAGGGGTTGTAAGAGGTGCTTTAAAATCGAATAGTGTATTTTTTATAGTTACAGTTATTTTAACATTAGTATCAGCAAGTATGTTATTAATGTGGATAGGGGACAAAATTACTGAGAAAGGTCTTGGTAACGGAAGTTCTATAATAATATTTATAGGTATTATCTCAAGAATACCAGTAGATATTATATCGACTGCTAACTTAATAAAAGAAGGAAAAGTAGCGATATGGGCAGCCTTACTGTTAGTAGTGGTAATACTTTTAACAATAACAGCAGTTACATATATACAAGAAGCTACTAGAAAAATCCCAGTTCAATACGCTAAAAGAGTTGTAGGAAGAAAAATGTATGGAGGACAAAGTTCTCATATACCAATGAAAGTTAATCAATCGGGAGTTATACCTATAATTTTCGCTAGTTCACTTTTAGCATTCCCTCAAACAATAGCAATGTTCATGGGTGCAGATGCTCAAACGTTTGTTCAAACTTACTTAAATCCAATGGGATCTCCGGGAGTTTGGATATATAGATCGCTTGAAGTTCTGTTGATAGTATTCTTCTCTTATTTCTATACGACTGTATCATTTAATACAGAAGATATAGCAAATAATATGAAAAATAATGGTGGATTTATACCAGGTATAAGACCAGGAAAACCTACTATAGATTATTTAAATAGAATATTATCAAGATTGACTCTAGCTGGTGCTTTATTCTTAGCAGGTATAGTTATGGTTTCAGCAATAGTTATGTTCTTTATGAAACTTAACATTACATTAGTTGGATCTTCATTACTAATAGTTGTTGGAGTAGCTTTAGAGCTTAAGAGACAGTTAGAATCAAATTTAGTTATGAGAAGCTATCAAGGTTTCTTAAAATAA
- a CDS encoding adenylate kinase, producing the protein MRIILLGPPGAGKGTQAAGIVEKYNIPHISTGDIFRKNIKEGTELGKKAKEYIDQGLLVPDELTVGLVTDRVSQDDCKNGFMLDGFPRNVAQAEHLDAFLNQVNISLDKVVNIEVDKSILVGRAVGRRICKSCGATYHVEFNPPKVEGVCNVCQGELYQRADDTEETVSKRIQVYLDETKPLVDYYSTQGIIANINGQQSIDKVFEDIVNALGSEK; encoded by the coding sequence ATGAGAATAATATTACTTGGACCTCCTGGTGCTGGTAAAGGTACACAGGCTGCAGGTATAGTAGAAAAATACAACATACCTCATATATCAACAGGAGATATATTCAGAAAGAATATAAAAGAAGGAACAGAGCTTGGAAAGAAAGCTAAGGAATACATAGATCAAGGATTATTAGTTCCAGACGAGTTAACTGTAGGTTTAGTTACAGACAGAGTATCTCAAGATGACTGTAAGAATGGATTTATGTTAGACGGATTCCCAAGAAATGTTGCTCAAGCTGAACACTTGGATGCGTTTCTAAACCAAGTTAATATATCTTTAGACAAGGTAGTTAATATCGAAGTTGATAAGAGTATATTAGTTGGAAGAGCTGTAGGAAGAAGAATATGTAAATCTTGCGGTGCAACGTACCATGTTGAGTTTAATCCTCCTAAAGTAGAAGGAGTATGTAACGTATGCCAAGGAGAGTTATACCAAAGAGCAGACGATACAGAAGAGACTGTATCTAAGAGAATACAAGTTTATCTTGATGAAACAAAACCATTAGTTGATTATTATAGTACTCAAGGTATAATAGCTAACATAAATGGTCAACAATCAATAGATAAGGTATTTGAAGATATAGTAAATGCTCTAGGAAGTGAAAAATAA
- the rplO gene encoding 50S ribosomal protein L15 produces MKLHELKPAKGAVRAKRRLGRGTATGQGKTAGRGQKGQWSRSGGGVRVGFEGGQMPLARRLPKRGFNNIFKKVYTEVNVETLNRFENGTEITAEVLKAARVISKIEKDGVKILGEGNLEKAVTVKAAKFTASAQEKIEKAGGKAELV; encoded by the coding sequence ATGAAGTTACATGAGTTAAAACCTGCTAAAGGTGCAGTAAGAGCTAAGAGAAGATTAGGTAGAGGTACTGCAACTGGACAAGGTAAAACTGCAGGACGTGGACAAAAAGGACAATGGTCTCGTTCAGGTGGTGGAGTTAGAGTTGGATTCGAAGGTGGACAAATGCCACTTGCAAGAAGACTTCCAAAGAGAGGATTCAACAACATATTCAAGAAGGTTTACACAGAAGTTAATGTAGAGACTTTAAACAGATTTGAAAACGGAACAGAAATAACTGCTGAAGTTTTAAAAGCTGCTAGAGTTATAAGCAAGATAGAAAAAGACGGCGTTAAGATCTTAGGCGAAGGAAACTTAGAAAAAGCTGTAACAGTTAAGGCTGCTAAGTTTACTGCTTCAGCTCAAGAAAAAATAGAAAAAGCTGGAGGAAAGGCAGAATTAGTTTAA